In the genome of Desulfobulbaceae bacterium, the window TCGAAGGATGGCGAAAAGAACCCCTACGGGCACAACGAAAACATCTCCAGGAAGCAGCTGACTCGCTGGAACTAGGCGCCATGTATTATGAACAGAAAGGCAACGAAGCTGGGGTCACCAGGGTCACCCGTTGCCTAAATCTGATCAGGACACGGCAACAGGAAATCGACTTTGAGATAACTGAGTAATCAGCAAACAGCGTCCTACTGAATAAAAACAAACTAGGCGGTCACACCATCTTCTCTTCCGACCAGTCGTTATGTTCAAATTGACGATGATCGGGCTTCTCTGGCTTAGCCTCAGTAAGCCTCGCTTTGAGCCAGACCACGATTTTCTCACACTCATCACGAATCTCCGCCAAGGCCTTGCCTCGATGGCTCACCCTGTTTTTTTCCTCTGATGAGGCCTCGGCAAAGGTCTTTCCCAGCTCGGGGCAGAAAAAAACCGGATCATACCCAAACCCGCCGTCACCAACCGGAGCTTCCGTAATTACCCCGTAGCATCTCCCTTCATAGGTCAATGCGGGACCGCTTGGCACTGCGATTGACACAACACAATGGAACGCTGCGCCGCGATTTTTTTCCCCATTCAGTTCCATCAGCAATTTCTTAATATTTTCTTGGTCGTTGGCCTTAGGCCCTGCGTATCGGGCAGAGCGAACACCTGGCGCCCCGTTCAAGGCTTCAACTACCAGACCAGAGTCATCAGATAGTGCCGGCAGGCCCAACACTTTGGCGGTAAATAAGGCCTTTTTATAGGCATTGTCATCAAAAGTCTCGCCATCTTCGTCTACCTCCGGAATTGGACCGAAATCACTCAAACAGCGGATCTCTATCGGATAGTCCTGTAGCATCTCCCGGAACTCTTTGACCTTACCTTGATTTGTGGTGGCAAGCACCATAACGAGCTTCTGCATTGGCATTATTCAGTTAGTGTTAAGGGTGACGGAATCACTCCGTTTGAAATTAAACGCAGCGAAATCCTCCCTGCGCCTATGGTTGCGGATATATGGCATATTTTGTGTCGATGAGTTCCACCCATACCGCATCTTGTGTAACAAGCGGAAAAAATAATTTGCTTTAGACTAATAAAAGAAATATAGTTACAGTAAAGATAGAGTAAAAAATCTGTGCACAACCTGATACAAGTTTTGGTAGGTCGCTGCGTATCAGATATGTGACGCAACGTGGGAGGTATCTTTATGTGGCTCGATTTTCTCCTATTTATCACTATCGGTCCCCTGATCGGATTACTCATGTATGCCCTGAGCGACCACAAGAAACGTTCAGAAAAGCACTTCGAGGAACTTAGGGAAAATAGTCATTTAGTGTGCTAGGGTCAAGCGTAATATCCCCAGACATTACCTGATGACAACGGCCAGCTTTATCCCTGATTATCAAGCACCCTTCATTATCAGGGCCGAGCGACTGTCCACAAATGGTTTGCCCATCAGTGGTGAGCCAGGAAAGAAGCTGTTTGGCCGTTGCATCTCTTCTCTTCCAATCGGATAAAATCCTTGCAAAACCACCGTGTTCCACACGCTCAATCTCCCTCTCAACACAATCGACAAGCACTGACAACATCAAGCCTTTGCCAATAGTCCTGCCGCATACTATAGAAAGTGACGTTGCCCGTGTCCGCACCTCCGAGGGAAACTGATCCGGCGATGTCCCCAGGTTAATCCCAACGCCAAGTGCTACTGCTGGGCCTAGCCCGCCTGTCAGATCACATTCAGCTAAAATCCCTGCTACTTTCTTCCCGCCAAGAAGCACATCATTAGGCCACTTGATCATACTAAATAAGCCGCTCACCTCATCAATTGCCTGAGCAACCGCAAGCCCTGCTGCAAGCGTAACCCGAGCCAGTTGCGTCAAAGGAATGTTCGGTCGCAGAATTATTGTGCAATAGAGCCCGGTTCCGGCAGGTGAAGACCATGTTTTCCCCAAACGTCCCCTGCCCATTGTTTGCGTCTCGGCGACCACAATGGTCCCAGTGGCAGCCCCCTCCTTGCTCATCGATAATGCCAAGGTATTAGTCGAGTCCACTGTCTCAAAAAAATGGACCTCTTGCCTGCGACTCCCCAG includes:
- a CDS encoding XTP/dITP diphosphatase — encoded protein: MQKLVMVLATTNQGKVKEFREMLQDYPIEIRCLSDFGPIPEVDEDGETFDDNAYKKALFTAKVLGLPALSDDSGLVVEALNGAPGVRSARYAGPKANDQENIKKLLMELNGEKNRGAAFHCVVSIAVPSGPALTYEGRCYGVITEAPVGDGGFGYDPVFFCPELGKTFAEASSEEKNRVSHRGKALAEIRDECEKIVVWLKARLTEAKPEKPDHRQFEHNDWSEEKMV
- a CDS encoding biotin--[acetyl-CoA-carboxylase] ligase; protein product: MSETMEDALWHKIRQSGFLGSRRQEVHFFETVDSTNTLALSMSKEGAATGTIVVAETQTMGRGRLGKTWSSPAGTGLYCTIILRPNIPLTQLARVTLAAGLAVAQAIDEVSGLFSMIKWPNDVLLGGKKVAGILAECDLTGGLGPAVALGVGINLGTSPDQFPSEVRTRATSLSIVCGRTIGKGLMLSVLVDCVEREIERVEHGGFARILSDWKRRDATAKQLLSWLTTDGQTICGQSLGPDNEGCLIIRDKAGRCHQVMSGDITLDPSTLNDYFP